A genomic region of Papaver somniferum cultivar HN1 chromosome 7, ASM357369v1, whole genome shotgun sequence contains the following coding sequences:
- the LOC113299358 gene encoding uncharacterized protein LOC113299358, which translates to MAKTSSLFFSMFICFILISLVAFAPSAESQAMSCDYDQAQAIARENCKGQDTSFCAAKCQGLSTALVVVASGCEQNPADETNYYCVCCYALDICDAGSWLSSFSPKLLFKGLGQ; encoded by the exons ATGGCTAAAACAAGTTCACTTTTCTTCTCCATGTTCATTTGCTTCATCCTCATTTCGTTGGTCGCCTTTGCTCCAT CGGCTGAATCGCAGGCAATGTCGTGCGATTACGACCAAGCTCAAGCAATAGCACGAGAGAATTGCAAGGGTCAAGACACAAGCTTCTGTGCAGCGAAATGTCAAGGCTTGTCGACCGCATTGGTAGTTGTTGCTTCCGGTTGCGAGCAAAATCCTGCAGACGAAACTAACTATTACTGCGTCTGTTGTTATGCGCTTGATATTTGTGATGCTGGATCTTGGTTATCATCGTTTTCACCAAAACTTCTCTTTAAAGGCCTCGGTCAGTAA